From a single Planctellipticum variicoloris genomic region:
- a CDS encoding type I 3-dehydroquinate dehydratase, translating into MICISVTPESRQLAKVDILNASRQCDLIEVCLDRLIKEPDVKEMLEGAKKPVLVSCRRAADGGQFQGTEDERQGLLRQAILAGPAYVELDLDIARRIPRFGKTQRVISYTSLGRPLGNVDEVFDEAVSAQADVIKFTWPTETLEAAWPLLAAVSQKRSVPIVGLGLGRCGLSFSLLGRKYGSPWIYAALEKGMEAFPGQPTVGELDDIYRWREVGPKTRFIGLAGFGEAEVMTAKVFNAGFDALKLNTRCLPFDVRSLDQLPKMLEILKIPAVVATGDTGRKLAGLAVQRDEIGTQANFTDLLVKQADGWHGHNLIWKTALRALEERLGKTTSGERPLDRRNAVIVGGGGLAHSIALGIQKRSGMVSVCAGDEQEGQAIARQTGTRFIPPAQLYDTLFDVVVLTTGSLDHASRRQPVNPSLLRPDMTVLDLIQFPADSPLTSEARDRSCRLIEPSAVFADYLGDLFKSLSGQDLPVEAFAKGLAE; encoded by the coding sequence ATGATCTGCATTTCAGTTACGCCGGAATCGCGTCAGCTTGCCAAGGTCGACATCCTGAACGCATCGCGACAATGCGATCTGATCGAAGTTTGTCTGGACCGGCTGATCAAGGAGCCGGACGTCAAGGAGATGCTGGAGGGGGCGAAGAAGCCGGTGCTGGTTTCGTGCCGCCGGGCGGCGGACGGGGGGCAGTTCCAGGGGACGGAAGACGAGCGGCAGGGGCTGTTGCGGCAGGCGATTCTGGCGGGGCCGGCGTACGTGGAACTGGATCTGGACATTGCCCGGCGGATTCCGCGGTTCGGCAAGACGCAGCGGGTCATCAGCTATACGAGTCTCGGTCGACCGCTGGGAAACGTGGACGAGGTGTTCGACGAGGCGGTGTCGGCGCAGGCGGACGTAATCAAGTTCACGTGGCCGACGGAGACGCTGGAAGCGGCATGGCCGTTATTGGCGGCGGTGAGCCAGAAGCGGTCTGTGCCGATCGTGGGCCTGGGGCTGGGCCGATGCGGGCTGAGTTTTTCGCTGCTGGGTCGGAAATACGGTTCGCCGTGGATTTATGCGGCGCTGGAAAAGGGGATGGAGGCGTTTCCCGGACAGCCGACGGTGGGTGAGCTGGACGATATTTACCGTTGGCGGGAGGTCGGGCCGAAGACGCGGTTCATTGGTCTGGCGGGTTTCGGCGAAGCCGAGGTGATGACGGCGAAGGTGTTCAATGCGGGGTTTGATGCGCTGAAGCTCAATACGCGCTGCCTGCCGTTTGATGTCCGATCGCTGGACCAGCTTCCCAAGATGCTGGAGATTTTGAAGATCCCGGCGGTCGTCGCCACGGGCGATACGGGGCGAAAGCTGGCGGGGCTGGCCGTGCAGCGGGACGAGATCGGGACGCAGGCGAACTTCACGGATCTGCTGGTCAAGCAGGCGGATGGCTGGCACGGGCACAACCTGATCTGGAAGACGGCGTTGCGTGCGCTGGAGGAGCGGCTGGGGAAGACGACGTCGGGGGAGCGGCCGTTGGATCGACGGAATGCAGTAATTGTTGGCGGCGGCGGACTGGCGCATTCGATTGCGTTGGGGATTCAGAAGCGGAGCGGGATGGTCAGCGTGTGCGCCGGGGACGAGCAGGAGGGGCAGGCGATCGCCCGCCAGACGGGGACGCGTTTCATTCCGCCCGCCCAGCTCTACGACACGCTGTTTGACGTGGTGGTCCTGACGACGGGGAGTCTCGATCACGCCAGCCGGCGGCAGCCGGTCAATCCGTCGCTGTTGCGTCCGGACATGACGGTGCTGGATCTGATTCAGTTTCCGGCGGATTCGCCGCTGACGTCGGAGGCGCGCGACCGAAGCTGTCGGCTGATTGAGCCGTCGGCGGTGTTTGCGGACTATCTGGGGGACCTGTTCAAGTCGCTCAGCGGACAGGATCTGCCGGTGGAGGCGTTTGCGAAGGGGCTGGCGGAGTAG
- a CDS encoding metallophosphoesterase: MTLLYGLLTLALSAGFAKLTAVVVNWFEAHPLHKFVFWLTKLSGVLAFPAGIVWFGLGLCTAQLSAPDLRSQWVASCTAAMIGLVWLAGDAIRFQRYRPPACVTDYRCTRHDLRVEVGPQVQGRHRSGWMLRLPGNQQFLLDCVEFTAHVPDLPAAWDGVTIAHFSDSHFRGSVSEEWFAAVADHIAAGTPDLIVFSGDLLDDPRTRAWVPATFGKLSAPWGCWYILGNHDWLQEAEASRAALEAAGWQPLAGRVVELRREGAGLLLAGSEAPWMPPRPEVDGLPPGGFRILVSHSPDEIGWARRQGFQLMFAGHTHGGQIRLPLLGPVFSPSRYGVRFSAGEFFVDPTLLVVSRGLSGRDPLRYGCPPQISRVTLRRDTPAQHA; this comes from the coding sequence GTGACTCTGCTGTACGGACTGCTGACTCTGGCTCTCTCCGCCGGTTTCGCCAAGTTGACGGCGGTCGTGGTGAACTGGTTTGAGGCCCACCCGCTGCACAAGTTCGTCTTCTGGCTGACCAAGCTTTCCGGCGTCCTCGCGTTTCCGGCGGGGATCGTCTGGTTTGGCCTCGGACTCTGCACGGCGCAGTTGTCCGCTCCGGATCTGCGGTCTCAATGGGTCGCGAGCTGCACTGCAGCAATGATCGGGCTGGTGTGGCTGGCGGGGGATGCAATTCGCTTTCAACGCTATCGTCCGCCGGCGTGTGTGACCGACTACCGCTGTACCCGACACGACCTGCGCGTCGAAGTCGGTCCGCAGGTCCAGGGACGGCATCGATCGGGCTGGATGCTGAGACTGCCGGGGAATCAGCAGTTCCTGCTCGACTGCGTCGAGTTCACGGCTCACGTGCCGGATCTGCCTGCGGCCTGGGACGGCGTGACAATCGCGCACTTCAGCGACAGCCACTTCCGGGGGAGCGTTTCGGAAGAGTGGTTCGCGGCGGTTGCGGACCACATCGCCGCGGGCACGCCGGATCTGATCGTGTTCAGCGGGGATCTGCTCGACGATCCGCGGACGCGGGCCTGGGTTCCTGCGACGTTCGGCAAGCTATCGGCCCCGTGGGGCTGCTGGTACATCCTGGGGAACCATGACTGGCTGCAGGAAGCTGAAGCGTCCCGCGCGGCGCTGGAAGCGGCGGGCTGGCAGCCCCTCGCCGGTCGGGTTGTCGAGCTGCGTCGAGAAGGAGCGGGGTTGCTGCTGGCAGGATCAGAAGCGCCCTGGATGCCGCCCCGTCCGGAGGTCGACGGCCTGCCGCCGGGGGGATTTCGGATTCTCGTCAGCCACTCGCCGGACGAGATCGGCTGGGCGCGGCGGCAAGGGTTTCAATTGATGTTCGCCGGCCATACGCACGGGGGGCAGATCCGGCTGCCGCTGCTGGGGCCGGTCTTTTCGCCGAGTCGCTACGGCGTCCGGTTTTCGGCGGGTGAATTCTTTGTCGATCCGACGCTGCTGGTTGTCAGTCGGGGGCTGTCGGGGCGGGATCCGTTGCGGTACGGGTGCCCGCCGCAGATCAGTCGAGTCACGCTACGACGCGATACTCCGGCGCAGCATGCGTGA
- the hpnH gene encoding adenosyl-hopene transferase HpnH, whose translation MAVPISQMWTVASYVLRQRLQGRKRYPLVLMLEPLFRCNLACAGCGKIQYPADILRKNLTPEQCFKAVDECGAPMVSIPGGEPLLHPQIDEIVAGLVARKKFIYLCTNAILLEKHIHRFKPSKYLSFSIHLDGPREEHDFAVCREGVYDIAISAIKTAVSKGFRVTTNTTVYNNGDPESMRKMFDTLMDLGVEGMMVSPGYAYEKAPDQDLFLQHKQTTRLFQKMLGNPKRRWKFNLSPLFMEFLQGKWDLECTPWGTPTYNLFGWQKPCYLLNEGTCETFQELMETTDWPSYGKASGNSKCADCMVHCGYEPTAVAETFNTWKGFARVAWTTLFGPGRTTIDPDPAPLQPAPTEPEQGDRPVQIRLPVLKS comes from the coding sequence ATGGCAGTGCCGATTTCGCAGATGTGGACCGTGGCGTCGTACGTCCTTCGACAACGCCTCCAGGGCCGGAAACGCTACCCCCTCGTCCTGATGCTCGAACCCCTCTTCCGCTGCAATCTCGCCTGCGCAGGCTGCGGAAAAATCCAGTACCCCGCCGACATCCTCCGCAAAAACCTTACACCCGAACAGTGTTTCAAAGCCGTCGACGAGTGCGGCGCCCCGATGGTCTCCATCCCGGGCGGCGAACCGCTCCTCCACCCCCAGATCGACGAAATCGTCGCAGGCCTCGTCGCCCGCAAAAAGTTCATCTACCTCTGCACCAACGCCATCCTCCTCGAAAAGCACATCCACCGCTTCAAGCCCTCTAAGTACCTCTCATTCTCGATCCACCTCGACGGCCCCCGCGAAGAACACGACTTCGCCGTCTGCCGCGAAGGGGTCTATGACATCGCCATCTCCGCGATCAAAACCGCCGTCAGCAAAGGCTTCCGCGTCACCACCAACACCACCGTCTATAACAACGGCGACCCCGAATCGATGCGGAAGATGTTCGACACCCTCATGGACCTCGGCGTCGAAGGGATGATGGTCTCTCCCGGCTACGCCTACGAGAAAGCCCCCGACCAGGACCTCTTCCTCCAGCACAAGCAGACGACGCGTCTGTTTCAAAAGATGCTCGGCAACCCGAAACGCCGCTGGAAGTTCAACCTCTCCCCTCTCTTCATGGAGTTCCTGCAGGGGAAGTGGGACCTCGAATGCACCCCCTGGGGCACCCCCACCTACAACCTCTTCGGCTGGCAGAAACCCTGCTACCTCCTCAACGAAGGCACCTGCGAGACCTTCCAGGAGCTCATGGAAACCACCGACTGGCCCAGTTACGGCAAGGCCAGCGGCAACTCCAAGTGCGCCGACTGCATGGTCCACTGCGGCTACGAACCCACCGCCGTCGCCGAAACCTTCAACACCTGGAAAGGCTTCGCCCGCGTCGCCTGGACCACCCTCTTCGGCCCCGGCCGCACCACCATCGACCCTGACCCCGCTCCGCTCCAACCTGCTCCGACAGAGCCGGAGCAAGGCGACCGCCCTGTGCAGATCCGGCTGCCGGTGCTGAAATCGTGA
- a CDS encoding glutathione peroxidase has translation MKTLTCLLLVGVCAALSANAGAAEKETPKLLQHKMKTLTGKEVDLGKYEGKVLLVVNVASKCGATPQYKPLEGLHEKYKDQGLAVLGFPCNQFGKQEPGSASEIGEFCEKNYGVKFDLFEKIDVNGPEAAALYKELTSTPGMDGAVKWNFEKFLIGRDGKVVARFKTGVQPDSEEVVKAIETELAKK, from the coding sequence ATGAAGACTCTGACCTGTCTGTTGCTTGTCGGCGTGTGCGCCGCGCTGTCTGCCAATGCCGGGGCCGCTGAAAAGGAAACGCCCAAGCTGCTGCAGCACAAGATGAAGACGCTGACGGGCAAGGAAGTGGACCTCGGCAAATACGAGGGGAAGGTGCTGCTGGTGGTGAATGTCGCCAGCAAGTGCGGGGCGACGCCGCAGTACAAGCCGCTGGAAGGTCTGCACGAGAAGTACAAGGATCAGGGCCTGGCCGTGCTGGGCTTCCCGTGCAATCAGTTCGGCAAGCAGGAACCGGGCTCGGCGAGCGAGATTGGCGAGTTCTGCGAGAAGAACTACGGTGTGAAGTTCGATCTGTTCGAGAAGATTGACGTCAACGGCCCGGAAGCGGCGGCGCTCTACAAAGAGCTGACCAGCACGCCGGGGATGGACGGGGCCGTGAAGTGGAATTTTGAAAAGTTCCTCATCGGTCGGGACGGAAAGGTTGTGGCGCGGTTCAAGACGGGCGTGCAGCCGGACTCTGAGGAAGTTGTGAAGGCGATCGAGACGGAACTGGCGAAGAAGTAA
- a CDS encoding class I SAM-dependent methyltransferase, whose translation MSDYQRQNQSAWNRLSDGSQFAKVASDEECRQPLKALDSRGWLPQSVAGLNVLCLASGGGWQSILYAAAGARVTVVDLSPGMLELDRKEARRRGLSVTTIEASMDDLPMLGDATFDIVHQPVSTCYVPDLEKVYAEIARVSRDDGLYISQHKVPTSLQIAHRDDCNRFVIGVEYYHTGPLPKVEDTSYRETGAVEYLHRWDQLVGGLCRAGFVIEDLREPKRADPTAKVDHFGYRGRFVAPYVRMKARRVRRSTQEDAVSPQLWLPR comes from the coding sequence ATGTCCGACTACCAGCGGCAGAATCAATCGGCCTGGAACCGCCTCTCCGACGGCAGCCAGTTCGCCAAAGTCGCCAGCGATGAAGAATGCCGGCAGCCCCTCAAAGCCCTCGACAGCCGCGGCTGGCTGCCGCAGAGCGTCGCCGGGCTGAATGTTCTCTGCCTCGCTTCGGGGGGCGGCTGGCAGTCGATCCTCTACGCTGCGGCCGGCGCCCGCGTCACCGTCGTCGACCTCAGCCCAGGCATGCTGGAGCTCGACCGGAAGGAGGCCAGACGCCGGGGCCTGTCGGTCACGACGATCGAGGCGTCCATGGACGACCTGCCGATGCTCGGCGACGCTACCTTCGACATCGTCCATCAGCCGGTCAGCACCTGCTACGTCCCCGACCTGGAGAAGGTCTATGCGGAAATCGCCCGCGTCAGCCGGGACGACGGACTCTACATCAGCCAGCACAAAGTCCCCACCAGCCTGCAGATCGCCCACCGCGACGACTGCAACCGGTTCGTCATCGGCGTCGAGTACTACCACACCGGCCCGCTCCCGAAGGTCGAAGACACTTCCTATCGCGAAACGGGCGCCGTCGAGTACCTCCACCGCTGGGACCAGCTCGTCGGAGGGCTCTGCCGAGCCGGCTTCGTCATTGAAGACCTCCGCGAACCGAAGCGCGCCGACCCGACCGCCAAGGTCGACCACTTCGGCTACCGCGGCCGCTTCGTCGCGCCGTACGTCCGGATGAAGGCCCGCCGGGTCCGGCGTTCGACGCAAGAGGACGCGGTCAGTCCGCAGCTCTGGCTCCCCCGCTGA